Proteins encoded within one genomic window of Argiope bruennichi chromosome 7, qqArgBrue1.1, whole genome shotgun sequence:
- the LOC129975437 gene encoding speckle-type POZ protein B-like — MLTNDMKERNTNSIQVDDLENDTVHQLLLFLYSDNVDNLQWESAIKLYYAADKYEVEKLKVICSSFLVDNLSTSNASELLLLADTHNDSNLKKVLEDFIFEHQKLVYESEEWENLIKRNPTLVSKTMLEIFKRKI; from the coding sequence ATGCTAACCAATGACATGAAAGAGAGAAACACTAACAGCATCCAAGTGGATGACTTGGAAAACGATACTGTTCATCAACTCCTTCTCTTCTTGTACTCCGATAATGTTGACAATCTCCAGTGGGAATCTGCTATTAAATTGTACTACGCCGCAGATAAATATGAAGTAGAAAAACTAAAAGTGATATGCTCTTCTTTCCTTGTTGACAATTTAAGCACGTCCAATGCTAGTGAACTTCTACTGTTAGCGGATACCCACAACGATTCTAATCTAAAGAAGGTTCTGGAAGATTTCATCTTCGAACACCAGAAATTGGTTTATGAATCAGAAGAgtgggaaaatttaattaaaagaaatcctaCGTTAGTTAGTAAAACAATGCTCgagattttcaaaagaaaaatataa
- the LOC129976430 gene encoding uncharacterized protein LOC129976430: MTGDMTDGTKQCIFTWFIENYSYCWHKNGEPLVSPGFTADGLDGTIWYMELFPRGIDDERIGDIFISLRRIYFDDGPERFPVTYTLSFLQSDGTDLQSMTSTYVFPKGTREGFTFFLQRDVALSIDNEKYLPQDTLTLRCRINVGTGNIEKVTHIFARTRIAIEQISFLQTVESFSTIEPNQKKIIHIKSPSKKAFSLSSGLYFTDGPCCEGKIIMEITPLGANQILSSCKISLIDGSGKFIECGAADNRFDDARKDITKIPLCLTKQAVLDKKSEYLPDDKLILRCKCIFSTGLEYEIIESTLGETDLNQVSKNEQNKDVYNTTAKLFAGPSATDDLKAVYNDQLLTDVELKTKTK, translated from the coding sequence ATGACAGGTGACATGACTGACGGAACGAAACAATGCATTTTCACATGGTTCATAGAAAACTACAGTTACTGTTGGCATAAAAATGGAGAGCCATTGGTCAGTCCTGGGTTTACTGCCGACGGACTGGATGGCActatttggtatatggaattgtTTCCAAGAGGAATCGATGATGAACGCATCGGTGACATTTTTATTTCccttagaagaatttattttgatgatgGTCCAGAACGCTTTCCAGTAACATACACGCTATCCTTCCTTCAATCAGATGGAACAGATCTTCAATCCATGACTTCGACATATGTATTCCCTAAAGGAACTAGAGAGGGATTTACTTTCTTCTTACAGAGGGATGTGGCTCTTTCaatagataatgaaaaatatttacccCAAGATACTTTGACTCTCCGCTGCAGGATTAATGTTGGTAcaggaaatattgaaaaagttacACACATTTTTGCTCGAACTCGCATCGCTATTGAACAGATTTCGTTTCTGCAAACAGTCGAAAGTTTCAGCACAATCGAAcctaatcaaaagaaaattattcatattaaatctcCTTCAAAAAAAGCCTTTTCTTTATCAAGCGGTTTGTATTTTACTGATGGCCCGTGTTGCGAAGGAAAGATCATAATGGAAATTACACCATTAGGTGCAAATCAAATTCTTTCCAgttgtaaaatttctttgattgaTGGATCTGGAAAATTCATTGAATGCGGCGCGGCCGATAATCGATTCGATGATGCAAGAAAGGACATTACAAAGATACCCTTATGCCTCACAAAGCAAGCTGTTCTGgataaaaaatctgaatatttgcCAGATGATAAGTTGATTTTGAGATGCAAATGCATTTTTTCCACTGGATTGGAATACGAAATAATTGAGAGTACTCTGGGAGAGACCGATTTAAATCAAGTGAGTAAAAATGAACAGAATAAGGATGTATATAATACCACTGCAAAGTTATTTGCAGGTCCTAGCGCAACGGATGACTTAAAAGCAGTTTACAATGATCAGTTACTTACTGATGTGGAGTTGAAAACCAAAACGAAATAA
- the LOC129976721 gene encoding TD and POZ domain-containing protein 1-like: MDNGSKYYTFTWFIENYSYCLLKIGQRLISPEFTTDGLESTVWTLRLYPRGYKDNDKNYISLFLNRSKDDVSPTEISAKYELSILASGRSAICYEKNESAFTKGIGRGLVRFVKMQEVLLHRKADYLPDDTLRVRCKIWKKEGKFQPITDIYARTRIGTEHVSFLQVVEDFSTLKPNEKKTSQYKSLSQNGGSLSCSFYFTDASCCDGTIMMEITPSCKTHILTKCKVFLMDHTGKIIKCGFSDVRFNAIKTEMDKLALIITRGKLLNNKTEYLPDDKLTLLCECIFYTGVDYEKIERILQEMPFGVFSQINDSHQNNEPCSGALDDITEIYNNHLLSDVELKTKTESFPAHKVVLCARSSVFKAMLTNDMKETNTNIIQVDDLENDTVHQFLLFLYSDSIESLQWNSAVKLYYAADKYQVEKLKMICSSFLVNNLSISKASELLLLADTHSDSDLKAVAEDFILENDEQVFSTDEWGDLMETNLLLASKTMRLKYIRKL; encoded by the coding sequence ATGGATAACGGAAGTAAATACTACACATTCACTTGGTTCATAGAAAATTATAGCTACTGCTTGCTAAAAATTGGGCAAAGATTGATTAGTCCAGAGTTCACCACCGATGGCTTAGAGAGCACTGTTTGGACCCTCAGGCTGTATCCAAGAGGGTACaaagataatgataaaaattatatttctctttttcttaatAGAAGTAAAGATGATGTTTCTCCCACAGAGATTTCGGCAAAATACGAACTATCAATTCTTGCATCTGGTAGATCAGCTATTTGTTACGAAAAAAATGAATCCGCATTCACAAAGGGAATAGGTCGGGGACTGGTAAGATTCGTAAAAATGCAGGAAGTACTTTTGCATAGAAAGGCTGATTATTTACCTGATGATACTTTAAGAGTGCGTTGTAAGATTTGgaagaaagaaggaaaatttcAGCCAATTACAGACATTTACGCTCGAACTCGCATCGGAACAGAGCATGTTTCGTTTCTGCAAGTTGTCGAAGATTTCAGCACTCTGAAACCAAATGAGAAGAAGACTTCTCAGTACAAATCTCTTTCACAAAATGGAGGTTCCTTAtcatgtagtttttattttactgatgcCTCATGTTGTGATGGAACGATTATGATGGAAATCACACCATCCTGTAAGACACACATCCTTACCAAatgcaaagtttttttaatggaccacacaggaaaaataattaaatgtggtTTCAGTGATGTCCGATTTAATGCTATTAAAACTGAAATGGATAAATTGGCCCTCATCATCACAAGGgggaaattattaaacaataaaacagAATATCTACCTGATGATAAACTGACTTTGTTAtgtgaatgcattttttatacgGGAGTGGATTATGAGAAAATCGAAAGGATTCTGCAAGAAATGCCTTTCGGGGTTTTTAGTCAGATAAATGACAGCCATCAGAATAACGAACCATGTTCCGGTGCACTGGATGACATAACAGAAATTTACAATAATCATTTGCTTAGTGATGTGGAACTAAAAACAAAAACGGAGTCTTTCCCTGCCCACAAAGTTGTGCTTTGTGCCAGGTCTTCTGTTTTCAAAGCCATGCTGACCAATGACATGAAAGAGACAAACACTAATATCATCCAAGTGGATGATTTGGAAAACGATACCGTTCATCAATTTCTGTTATTTCTGTACTCCGATAGCATCGAGAGTCTCCAGTGGAACTCTGCTGTCAAACTATATTACGCAGCAGATAAATATCAAGTCGAAAAACTGAAGATGATATGTTCTTCCTTTCTGGTAAACAACCTAAGCATATCCAAAGCTAGTGAACTACTTCTTCTGGCAGATACTCACAGCGACTCTGATCTGAAGGCGGTTGCGGAAGATTTCATTTTGGAAAACGACGAGCAGGTTTTTAGTACAGACGAATGGGGAGACTTAATGGAGACTAATCTTCTGTTAGCTAGTAAGACAATGCGCCTGAAATACATTAGAAAACTGTAG